A window from Heterodontus francisci isolate sHetFra1 chromosome 4, sHetFra1.hap1, whole genome shotgun sequence encodes these proteins:
- the mlana gene encoding melanoma antigen recognized by T-cells 1, whose protein sequence is MPKGDYTLQGVFGPGRGGPYLKSEEAIGIAILVIILVLLLIIGCWYYKKRNGYLILQSQHSANALMATLHHSEEGTPLETKVCLNDCINSNLIPNAPPAYEKIASEQLPPAYSP, encoded by the exons ATGCCAAAAGGCGATTACACTCTGCAAGGAGTTTTTGGTCCTGGGAGAGGTGGACCTTACCTCAAATCAGAAGA GGCTATTGGCATTGCTATTCTGGTTATAATCCTTGTACTTCTGTTGATAATCGGATGCTGGTACTATAAAAAACGTAATGGATACTTGATACTCCag AGCCAACACTCGGCTAATGCTTTGATGGCAACACTTCATCACAGTGAAGAAGGAACCCCTCTGGAGACCAAAGTGTGTCTGAATGACTGCATAAACTCAAATCTG ATTCCAAATGCTCCTCCTGCATATGAGAAAATTGCTTCAGAACAATTGCCACCAGCATATTCTCCTTAA